In Bacteroidota bacterium, the genomic window TGGACAAATTAGTAATCACCGACTGAAACCTCCCGACAGAATTACATTTTGGCTGCTATTGCCTACTGTTTACTGCTTACTGCCGATTTTTTTTCAATCCGGCTTATCGTGCAGAAAAGAATTATCAGGGCGCAGGCTGGGGGTTTTGTTTGTTGCGCCATTTGATGGATTTTCTGTTCCCAGTGTGAGGCGCGATATTTCTGATTCGGAAGAATGTGGCGTATCGTTCAGCACCACGTTCTTGCGCTTGTAAGCGGGTTCATTTTCCAGTTCTGCTAATCCACCGGGAGTTTTTACTTTAAAGCTCAGTTCGCGGAGTTTTTGAATTTTTTCCTGCGCTTTTTGTTTTGCTTCTGCGTCAGAAATCGGTGGAACAGAATTAAGATGCACATCCCCTATCTTCGTCACTTTTGATTCACCTGAGTTAGTATCATTGTCTGACATGCCGGGCAAAGAAATAAACGAGCGCTTCACATCCATATTCACCGGTGGAACCTCCACTTTAGGTTCTTCTTTTTTGTCAGTTGGCAGTTGTTCGTTGTTAGTTGTTTCAGCCACTGGCAACTGACCACTAACAACTGGCTTTTCTTCCGTCAAGTCAAACTCAATACTTTTCTGTTCGTTCTCTTTTACAAGAAGGAAGGGCACAACAAAAGGTTCCTCTTCAATTTTTTCTTCTGCTATTATTTTGTCACATGTTAGTTGTTCGTTGTTCGTTGTTTCATCCACTGGCAACTGACTACTAACAACCGGCACTTCTTCCGTTTCAACCACAGGCGGAGTGGTTTCAGCAATAATCTGAGGAACTTCCTCTTTCACTTCAGAGACCACCGGCTCAAACTTCACTTCAATGCGTTTCAACTCTACGGGCTTCTCCTCTACTTTCTTAAGCTCAATTAATATTTCTTCCTTCTTTACTTCAGCTAGTGTTTGAGCAACTTCTTTTTTCGAAACAGGCTCTTCTTTTTTATCCTCTATCACTTCTGACTTCAGCATCGGTTCTGTCATTTTGGAAACTTCCACTTTTGTTTCTTCTTTCTTTTCCAAAACAGGTTTCACTTCGTTCAGATGAATCATTTTCACTTCGGGCTGCTGCGGAGTTAAACCAAGGTCAGTATTTTTTCTTTCGAAACCGCTCGCAATAATTGTCACGCTTACTTTTTCTCCGAGTGTATCATTCGTGCCGTATCCTTTAATCATTTCTGCAGTTTGCCCTGCCGCTTCCTGAACATAGTCAGTAATCTCAGCCAGTTCGTCCATGGTGAGTTCATCTTTTCCTGCACCGCAAGTGATGCTCACCAAAACATACCGTGCACCGCGAATGTCATTGTCATTTAATAAAGGAGAGTTGAGCGCCTGCGTAACCGCTTTGAGGGCGCGTCCTTCTCCGTTCGCCATGGCAGAACCCATGATGGCAACACCGCTGTTCTCCATCACCCTGCGCACATCGTTGAAATCAACATTGATGGTGAGCGCCACGTTGATGAGTTCGGCAATACATTTTGCCGCGGAAGTCAACACATTATCCGCATGAGCAAATGCCTCACCCACTTTCAGGTTATGATATATCTCGCGTATCTTGTCATTTAATATGACAAGCACCGAGTCAGAATATTTTTTCAGTTCAGCCAAACCTTCTTCGGCTTGTTTCTTTCTCAGCTTGCCTTCCCATGAAAAAGGAAGCGTGCAGATAGATACGGTAAGGATTCCCATTTCACGCGCGATTTTTGCAATCACAGGAGCCGCTCCTGTACCGGTTCCACCGCCCATTCCTGCAGTGATGAAAAGCATTTTTGTTTTTGCAAGCGCGTTTCTCAGTTCTTGCTCATTTTCTAAAGCTGCTTTCATTCCCATTTCGGGGAGCGAGCCCGCACCAAGCCCTTCGGTGAGCGCTGCTCCTAATTGTATTTTCAGCGGCACGGGGCTTGAGTCAAGCACCTGCCTGTCGGTATTGCACACAATGAAATCAACGTCTTTGATTCCCTGTTTGTACATGTGGTTGACAGCGTTGCTGCCTCCGCCTCCAACTCCAATCACTTTTATGATGGAAGATTTTTCTTTCGGTAAGTCAAACTGCATAATTATAGATTTAGGATTAAGGATTTGGGATTAAGGATTTGGAATTTAATTCCTAAATCGTAATTCCTTAATCCTTAATTTTTTTGTTTCGGCTAAATTACGTTGAGATGACTTTGGAAACAACTAACCTCTTTGGACTTATTCACTATCAATTGTGAATTACTGAAGGGTTGATTTTCGAGATTGGTTAAAATAAAAAAGCCTTTCCAATGGGAAAGACCTTTCTATATTGACGGGAGCCTGCTGTTCTAGTATCTCTTACTCTTTAAATTCTTCATCACCTTCATCAAAAAGCTTTTTTGTTTTTGAGAAGAGCGCGTCAAAAAAGTTACCGCGCATTTTTTTGGAGTGCGTGATGAGTTTTTCTGCTCCGGTGCTTGAAGTTGTATTTCTTGTTTTTTCCACTTCCAGTTCATCAAAGCCCTGCAGCACCAGCCCAACGCCTGTTGAGAAGAGCGGACTGGTTACATCCTCCACGCTTTTTGAAAGATGCTCGTTCGGGTAGCCAATGCGCGTATCCATTCCGATATAGTATTCCACCAGTTGCTTCATGTGCTTGAGTTGCGCTCCTCCGCCTGTTACTACAATTCCAGCAATGAGTTTTTTCTCGTAGCCTGAATTTTTTATTTCAAACGCAACGAGGTCAAGAATTTCTTTCATCCTTGCTTCAATGATGTTCGCAAGGTTTTTTGTAGAAATTTCTTTTGGCGTTCTTCCTTTCAATCCGGGTATCACAATTATTTCATTGTCCTGATTCTCTTTCGCCAGCGCGGAACCGAATTTTATTTTCATTTCTTCCGCATGCTTGGCGAGAATGGAACATCCCTCCTTTATATCTTCCGTTATCACATTTCCTCCGAAAGGAATCACTGCTGTATGACGTATTACTTTGTCGTAAAAAATAGCGATGTCAGTTGTTCCGCCACCAATGTCCACCAGCGCAACGCCCGCTTCTTTTTCTTCTTCGCTCAGCACAGCCGCGGCAGAAGCAATGGGCTCAAGAACCAGATCCACCACCTGCAATCCGGCTTTCTCCACGCACTTCTTGATATTTTTTGCCGCAGCCATTTGTCCCGTGATGATATGGAAGTTTGCCTCCAGCCGAACTCCTTCATGACCAATCGGATTTTTTATTCCTGTTTCGCTGTCAATGGTGTATTCCTGCGGAAGCACATGAATGATTTCTTCTCCCGGCAACATCACCAGCTTGTACATGCTGTCAATCAGCGAGTCAACATCTTTCTGCGTAATCGGAATGTCAACATTCTCGCGGATTCGCGAACCGCTGTGTTTCAGACTTTTTATGTGCTGCCCGGCAATTCCCACATGAACAAATTTAATTTCAACGTTTGATTTTTTTTCCGCTTCCTCCACCGCTGATCGAATCGCAGACACCGTTTGTTCAATATTCGCCACCACACCTCGCCTTACACCAAGAGACGGAGCTCTTCCCACTCCAAGGATTTCAATTTTTCCGAATTCATTTTTTACCCCAACCAGAACGGCAATTTTTGTGGTGCCGATATCCAATCCTACTATGAGATCGGGGTCCTTACGAGATGCAGCGAAAGTTTCTTTAGCCATGATTAATGTATTGAAGTATTATTAGTTTTTTGTTTTACTATTGGTATAAATTTTTTCTTTGAACACACCACTTGATTATTGAATTTCAGATTCAGCGTATCATAATCCTCCCATCCGGTATAATTCAGCCCTTCCTTGTAGAAAGTTTTGAGTTTCCAGAATTTTTCTTCCATATCTCCTGAATCTCCAAAAATAATTTTGTGATCGCCCACCTTAGGTACCAGCTCAATCTCGCCATGATTATTTAAATAAATCTGTTCAACATGCGCTGACCAGAATTCATCCGCCAAGATAAACTTAGCCATCGCGTAAAAATCATCCAGCAGGGTGTGAGTTTTCAGCGTATCGTTGTTAATTAGTTCGTCCATGCTCGTATGACTCCACTCATCATAACTTTCTTTTATGTTGCCAGTCA contains:
- the ftsZ gene encoding cell division protein FtsZ, whose translation is MQFDLPKEKSSIIKVIGVGGGGSNAVNHMYKQGIKDVDFIVCNTDRQVLDSSPVPLKIQLGAALTEGLGAGSLPEMGMKAALENEQELRNALAKTKMLFITAGMGGGTGTGAAPVIAKIAREMGILTVSICTLPFSWEGKLRKKQAEEGLAELKKYSDSVLVILNDKIREIYHNLKVGEAFAHADNVLTSAAKCIAELINVALTINVDFNDVRRVMENSGVAIMGSAMANGEGRALKAVTQALNSPLLNDNDIRGARYVLVSITCGAGKDELTMDELAEITDYVQEAAGQTAEMIKGYGTNDTLGEKVSVTIIASGFERKNTDLGLTPQQPEVKMIHLNEVKPVLEKKEETKVEVSKMTEPMLKSEVIEDKKEEPVSKKEVAQTLAEVKKEEILIELKKVEEKPVELKRIEVKFEPVVSEVKEEVPQIIAETTPPVVETEEVPVVSSQLPVDETTNNEQLTCDKIIAEEKIEEEPFVVPFLLVKENEQKSIEFDLTEEKPVVSGQLPVAETTNNEQLPTDKKEEPKVEVPPVNMDVKRSFISLPGMSDNDTNSGESKVTKIGDVHLNSVPPISDAEAKQKAQEKIQKLRELSFKVKTPGGLAELENEPAYKRKNVVLNDTPHSSESEISRLTLGTENPSNGATNKTPSLRPDNSFLHDKPD
- the ftsA gene encoding cell division protein FtsA gives rise to the protein MAKETFAASRKDPDLIVGLDIGTTKIAVLVGVKNEFGKIEILGVGRAPSLGVRRGVVANIEQTVSAIRSAVEEAEKKSNVEIKFVHVGIAGQHIKSLKHSGSRIRENVDIPITQKDVDSLIDSMYKLVMLPGEEIIHVLPQEYTIDSETGIKNPIGHEGVRLEANFHIITGQMAAAKNIKKCVEKAGLQVVDLVLEPIASAAAVLSEEEKEAGVALVDIGGGTTDIAIFYDKVIRHTAVIPFGGNVITEDIKEGCSILAKHAEEMKIKFGSALAKENQDNEIIVIPGLKGRTPKEISTKNLANIIEARMKEILDLVAFEIKNSGYEKKLIAGIVVTGGGAQLKHMKQLVEYYIGMDTRIGYPNEHLSKSVEDVTSPLFSTGVGLVLQGFDELEVEKTRNTTSSTGAEKLITHSKKMRGNFFDALFSKTKKLFDEGDEEFKE